A stretch of Marinitoga litoralis DNA encodes these proteins:
- the flgG gene encoding flagellar basal-body rod protein FlgG, which yields MLVSLYSASTGMIAQQRRLDTISNNLSNVDTTGYKAQRVEFQDLLYTPIKEAGTPVAQNSVLPTGDYVGHGVKVVATNRIFTQGNIEQTGGTFDFAIMGDGFFQVQLQDGRIAYTRDGSFKVDGDGRLVTSNGLLLVPNITLPTTAESVNVSPDGIISAKLPDGTIQNVGNLTLVRFVNPAGLKSIGNNLFLSTPASGVATEGIPNQDGFGSIEQGSLEKSNVDVVKEMVNMIVAQRTYDLNSKAIQTADDFLRTIGTLKR from the coding sequence ATGTTAGTATCTCTTTATTCTGCATCTACAGGGATGATAGCACAACAAAGAAGACTTGATACAATATCAAATAATTTATCTAATGTTGACACAACAGGTTATAAAGCACAAAGGGTTGAATTCCAAGATTTACTATATACACCTATAAAAGAAGCTGGAACACCTGTAGCCCAAAACTCTGTTTTACCTACAGGAGATTATGTGGGCCATGGGGTAAAAGTTGTTGCAACAAATAGGATATTTACACAAGGTAATATAGAACAAACTGGCGGAACATTTGATTTTGCAATTATGGGAGATGGATTTTTCCAAGTTCAATTACAAGACGGAAGAATAGCATATACAAGAGACGGTTCATTTAAAGTTGATGGTGATGGAAGATTAGTTACATCTAATGGATTACTTCTTGTTCCTAACATTACATTACCTACAACAGCAGAAAGTGTTAATGTATCTCCTGATGGTATAATAAGTGCAAAATTACCAGATGGAACTATTCAAAATGTTGGTAATTTAACATTAGTTAGATTTGTTAATCCCGCTGGATTAAAATCTATTGGTAATAATTTATTCTTATCAACACCTGCTTCAGGAGTTGCTACTGAAGGAATACCTAATCAAGATGGTTTTGGTTCTATTGAACAAGGTTCTTTAGAAAAATCTAATGTTGATGTTGTAAAAGAAATGGTTAATATGATAGTTGCTCAAAGAACATATGATTTAAATTCTAAAGCAATACAAACTGCAGATGATTTCTTAAGAACAATTGGAACATTGAAGAGATAG
- a CDS encoding mechanosensitive ion channel family protein has translation MNMDIIIDYSLRIGLSIVVLIITKIVSKVLYNSVLKVSEKTGKDLTYKNTMKVLINVASYTIGIFVILSLIFKDLMPMLTGLGVSGIVIAFAVQEPLSNFISGILLMFSKAIKDNDVIEVNGVSGVVSRIDLNHTIIKTFDGKEVRIPNKTMWGSTITNFWPSDIRRADLNIGVSYNTDVNYFLNLVNDYLEKSDIIYNDDNHSSLIVFSGFGASSVDFSIKFWLKREDFLEGSKKVATEIFNLLKEKNIEIPFTQIDLHIKNGGD, from the coding sequence ATGAATATGGATATTATTATTGATTATTCTTTAAGAATAGGATTAAGTATAGTTGTATTAATTATCACAAAAATCGTTTCTAAAGTTTTATATAATTCTGTTCTTAAAGTTTCTGAAAAAACTGGAAAAGATTTAACATATAAAAATACTATGAAAGTTTTAATTAATGTTGCATCATATACTATAGGCATCTTTGTAATTTTATCCCTTATTTTTAAAGATTTAATGCCAATGTTGACTGGTTTAGGAGTATCAGGTATTGTAATTGCTTTTGCAGTACAAGAACCATTATCTAATTTTATTTCTGGTATTTTATTAATGTTTTCCAAAGCTATTAAAGATAATGATGTTATAGAAGTAAATGGTGTATCTGGTGTTGTAAGTAGAATTGATTTAAACCATACAATAATTAAAACATTTGATGGAAAAGAAGTCAGAATTCCTAATAAAACAATGTGGGGAAGCACAATAACTAATTTCTGGCCAAGTGATATTAGAAGAGCTGATTTAAATATAGGAGTTTCATATAATACTGATGTGAATTACTTTTTAAACCTTGTAAATGATTATTTAGAAAAAAGTGATATTATATATAATGATGATAATCATTCTTCTTTAATTGTATTCAGTGGTTTTGGAGCTTCTTCAGTAGATTTTTCAATAAAATTTTGGTTAAAAAGAGAAGACTTTTTAGAAGGTTCAAAAAAGGTTGCAACAGAAATATTCAACCTTTTAAAAGAAAAGAATATAGAAATACCTTTTACACAAATAGATTTACATATAAAAAACGGTGGAGATTAA